The DNA segment GGGGAAGACCACCCTGGTCCTGCAGATTCTCGGGCATCTGGCCCTCGAGCGGGACGTCCTCTACGCGACGGGAGAGGAATCGCTGGAGCAAGTGGCTTCCAGGGCCTCCCGCCTGGGGGTGAGGGCCCCCCGGCTTCACCTGCTGGCCGAAACCTCGGTGGAGGGGGTGCTGGAGGAGGCGGACCGTCTCGCCCCCGCGGTCCTCGGGGTGGACTCCATCCAGACGGCCGCCACCGCCGGCCTGGCCTCGGCCCCCGGGTCCCTTTCCCAGGTGAGGGATTCGGCGGCGCGCCTGATCGAGGCGGGCAAACAGCGGGGAATGCCGGTCCTTCTGGTGGGCCACATCACCAAGGAGGGGCTCATCGCGGGTCCCAAGGCCCTCGAGCACATGGTGGACGCCGTGCTCTACCTGGAAGGAGAACGCTACCGGCACCTCAAGGTGCTGCGGGCCCAGAAGAACCGGTTCGGGGCCACCTCGGAGCTGGCCCTCCTGGAGATGACGGCCTCCGGGCTGGTCGCCGTCGAAAACCCCTCCGCGGCGCTCCTGGCGGACCGGCCCCTGGGCGTCGCGGGGACGGTCATCGGGGTGGCGGTCCAGGGGACGCGGCCCCTTCTCGTGGAGATCCAGGCGCTGACCTCCGCGTCGGCCTTCGGGCTTTCCAAGAGGATGAGCGCGGGCCTCGATCGAAACCGCGTCCAGCTGCTATCGGCCGTGCTCGAACGCGCCCTCCACATCACCCTGGGGGACCGGGACCTCTTCGTCAACGTGGTGGGCGGCATCGAACTCGAGGAGCCGGCCCTCGATCTTCCCCTCTGCCTCGCCGTGGCCTCCGCGTTCTTCGGCAAGCCCCTTCCCCA comes from the Acidobacteriota bacterium genome and includes:
- a CDS encoding S16 family serine protease — protein: GKTTLVLQILGHLALERDVLYATGEESLEQVASRASRLGVRAPRLHLLAETSVEGVLEEADRLAPAVLGVDSIQTAATAGLASAPGSLSQVRDSAARLIEAGKQRGMPVLLVGHITKEGLIAGPKALEHMVDAVLYLEGERYRHLKVLRAQKNRFGATSELALLEMTASGLVAVENPSAALLADRPLGVAGTVIGVAVQGTRPLLVEIQALTSASAFGLSKRMSAGLDRNRVQLLSAVLERALHITLGDRDLFVNVVGGIELEEPALDLPLCLAVASAFFGKPLPQDLAAFGEVGLAGEVRGVGSVSERVREASALGFSRGILPASDLERLKEKVPGSKLHPVRSLAEAAEILFP